From the Bradyrhizobium ontarionense genome, the window CCATTGCCCGACCATGCGCAGAACGCCCGGTAGCTCCTTGGGACCGATCGCAATCAACGCGACGACCCCAATGACGAGCAGTTCACTCCACCCGATATCGAACATGAAACAATCCGCCTACGCGACGACGCCCTAACATCCCGCCTTGCCCGGGCCTGTCCGAGCAGGTCCCGTCCGTGCGGGAGCGCGCGCCGCCCGCGCCCTTCACGCGCAGATCAAACGGCCTTGCTGCCGACATCCGTGCGGGTGGCCGAAGGCGTCGCGCCATGATCGATCGACTTGACCGGCTCGGTCTTCTCCGGCGCCTTGTCGTCGTCCTGCATGCCTTTCTTGAAGGCCTTGATCCCCTGCGCGACGTCGCCCATCAGATCGGAGATCTTGCCGCGCCCGAACAGGAGCAGGACGACCGCGATCACCACGATCCAGTGCCAAATGCTAAGCGAACCCATCCTGCAACCCTCCAAACATCGGCACGGCCCTTCGACGACTGCTCGTCGAAGTTACCGCCGAAGTCGCGCCATATCCCATGGACTTGACCGCGTCATTTCGCTTCTAGCATTCGGTTGCGAAACAGCAACACGAACTGGACCAAAATCAGCTCGCGGATAGCCCATTCTGGCCCGGAAGGTAGGCGTCGGCGCCCCCAAAAACAAGCACTTCAGCCCCGTCAAATCGCGGCCGAACCTACGCAATAACGCGAGTGTTAACGGCCGCGGCGCCGCTACCCTTCCTGGTGCGACGAACCGTCCTCGTCGGTATCGAGGTCGCCGCCGTCATCAGTTCCGTCGACCTCAACCTCGGCCTCGGCTTCTTCCTCAACCGGAGCTTCAGCCTCGGCCGAAAGATCAACCAGCTCGGCAACGGCCTCGTCATCCTGATCGGCGACGAACTCCTCGACGGTAACGCTCACCTCGGCGATCTCGGCTTCAGCGTCGACGCTCGAGACCTCGACATCGCCGACGGCAAATTGCGAGGCGGCCTCGTCTTCCTTAGCGGCCAGGTCCGCCCCTGCTGTTCCCACCTCCGCAGTTTCGGCGATGGCGGCTTCCACTGGTGCCGTTTCGCCCTCTGCGGTCCCGGCTTCGCCGGACTCGATCTCGACAGCTGGCGCGAGCGCCAGATCGAGATCACCCGGATCAAGCGGTTCCTCGTCCTCACGCAGGGTCGGATCGTCCGACGGCGTGGGAACCGTGAAGCCGGTCGGCAGCCGCGAATCCAGCAGGCCCGTGCCCTTCAGCTCTTCCAGGCCGGGCAGGTCACCCAGCGTCTCCAGGCTGAACTGGGTCAGGAAGGCATCGGTGGTTCCGAAGGTCAACGGCCGGCCCGGGCTCTTGCGGCGACCGCGCGGCTTGATCCAGCCGGTCTCCAGCAGGACATCCAACGTTCCCTTGGAGGTGACGACGCCGCGGATCTCTTCGATCTCGGCCCGTGTGACCGGCTGATGATAGGCGACGATCGCCAGAACCTCGATCGCCGCGCGCGAGAGCTTGCGCGTCTCGGTGCTCTCACGCGTCATCAACCAGGCAAGATCGCCGGCGGTACGAAAGGTCCACTTGTTGGCGACACGCACGAGGTTGACGCCACGGGTGGCATACTCTGCCTGCAGCTGCGCCAGCGCGGCCTTGATGTCGACGCCGTCGGGCATGCGCTTGGCGAGCGTGGCCTGCTCGAGCGGCTCCGCCGAGGCGAACAGGAGCGCCTCGAGGATGCGCAATTC encodes:
- the scpB gene encoding SMC-Scp complex subunit ScpB codes for the protein MASLAELRMEEPDEIVANEPEARPEELRILEALLFASAEPLEQATLAKRMPDGVDIKAALAQLQAEYATRGVNLVRVANKWTFRTAGDLAWLMTRESTETRKLSRAAIEVLAIVAYHQPVTRAEIEEIRGVVTSKGTLDVLLETGWIKPRGRRKSPGRPLTFGTTDAFLTQFSLETLGDLPGLEELKGTGLLDSRLPTGFTVPTPSDDPTLREDEEPLDPGDLDLALAPAVEIESGEAGTAEGETAPVEAAIAETAEVGTAGADLAAKEDEAASQFAVGDVEVSSVDAEAEIAEVSVTVEEFVADQDDEAVAELVDLSAEAEAPVEEEAEAEVEVDGTDDGGDLDTDEDGSSHQEG
- a CDS encoding twin-arginine translocase TatA/TatE family subunit yields the protein MGSLSIWHWIVVIAVVLLLFGRGKISDLMGDVAQGIKAFKKGMQDDDKAPEKTEPVKSIDHGATPSATRTDVGSKAV